The Coregonus clupeaformis isolate EN_2021a chromosome 13, ASM2061545v1, whole genome shotgun sequence genome includes a region encoding these proteins:
- the LOC121579473 gene encoding coiled-coil domain-containing protein 85B-like has protein sequence MCSNSEIDSRKPSKMSDEDLSFSKKYIVALLRKEEANKRTALIQRGRLIKEVNKQLQKQLLEIRELKVVNNRLQGENQELREVCSFLDDDRMKVKTLSLEWQLFGHHAAKVMREDLGDHLKKLADLERVQDGLVKENFDLKELCVVLGGCVSRGDSSPGGSSELSLQYLVARDLGDGSSSTGSIGSPDPPLLVCSPDVRVSTNSFRQI, from the exons ATGTGCAGCAACAGCGAGATTGACAGCCGAAAGCCATCTAAAATGTCCGACGAGGACTTATCATTCTCCAAAAAATATATCGTGGCCCTGTTACGCAAAGAGGAGGCCAACAAGAGGACAGCCCTTATACAACGAGGACGGTTAATTAAAGAAGTTAATAAACAACTACAGAAGCAATTACTCGAAATCAGGGAACTCAAAGTGGTCAATAATAGGCTTCAGGGGGAGAACCAAGAACTGAGAGAAGTATGTAGTTTCCTGGACGACGACCGAATGAAAGTAAAAACACTTTCGCTAGAGTGGCAACTCTTTGGACACCACGCCGCCAAAGTGATGCGCGAGGACTTGGGTGATCATCTGAAGAAGCTGGCTGATTTGGAACGAGTGCAAGACGGATTGGTAAAGGAGAATTTCGATCTCAAGGAACTGTGTGTTGTTCTGGGGGGTTGTGTCAGCAGAGGTGATTCTAGTCCTGGTGGGTCGTCCGAGTTGAGTTTACAGTATTTGGTGGCCCGGGACCTTGGAGACGGAAGTTCCAGCACTGGGAGCATCGGTAGTCCAGATCCTCCTCTTCTAGTGTGTTCCCCCGATGTGAGG GTGTCAACAAACTCCTTCAGGCAAATATAA